A genomic window from Candidatus Bathyarchaeota archaeon includes:
- a CDS encoding NAD(P)/FAD-dependent oxidoreductase, translating to MNRKTEVMVIGAGVIGCAIARELSKYNINTVLLEKETDVGSGVSKGNSGVLHTGLYYPKGSLKAKLCVEGRLMFPELAKQLDVPYNLCGKHVVARTEEELDDLDDLKAVGEGNGVKGLTIISGEELKKREPKMDGLYALYSPVAGIFAPYLFAIALAENALNNGVKVHVNTEVMAIKQLNNGFEVTTNKGVFQTDIIVNSAGLYADKVSAMVGLDNYKLYPCRGEYLILDKKCNGLINSMIYPVPPKVAGVLGVHLTPTPSGNILIGPSAEFIDSREDSRTTKEKAQQLIEGAKDLLPSIPLNEIIYGFSAVRSKITPPEEKTSRDFIIQEDLENLINMIGMESPGLTSSPAIAKMIVEMINQKMDLKQKADFNPIRKRIMPFHEASRAEQATLIKNDPAYGEIVCRCEHVSKREVLDALNNPISDKTLAAVKYRTRAGMGRCHGGFCLPRIVQLLKEEYGLRPEEIKLKNLDSTMFIGKTKDLRETAKDE from the coding sequence ATGAACCGCAAAACTGAAGTGATGGTAATCGGAGCTGGCGTCATTGGCTGTGCTATCGCGAGAGAATTATCCAAATACAATATTAACACAGTTTTACTCGAGAAAGAAACTGACGTTGGTTCAGGAGTCAGTAAAGGCAACAGTGGGGTTTTGCATACCGGTCTCTATTATCCAAAAGGCAGTTTAAAAGCCAAGTTATGTGTTGAAGGGCGATTAATGTTTCCTGAATTAGCAAAGCAACTTGATGTACCCTATAATTTGTGTGGAAAACATGTAGTTGCTCGAACCGAAGAAGAACTCGATGATTTAGACGACCTAAAAGCAGTGGGCGAAGGCAATGGAGTCAAAGGGTTAACCATAATATCTGGAGAAGAACTGAAAAAACGGGAACCTAAAATGGATGGGCTTTACGCTTTGTATTCTCCTGTGGCTGGAATTTTTGCTCCTTACCTTTTTGCTATTGCATTGGCAGAAAATGCCCTGAACAATGGTGTGAAAGTCCATGTTAATACCGAAGTTATGGCAATTAAGCAGTTAAACAACGGTTTTGAAGTAACAACTAACAAAGGTGTTTTCCAAACTGACATTATTGTTAACAGTGCGGGTCTTTATGCTGATAAAGTCTCTGCGATGGTTGGTTTAGATAATTACAAACTGTATCCCTGTCGGGGCGAGTATCTGATTCTGGACAAGAAATGCAACGGATTAATCAACAGCATGATATATCCCGTGCCGCCCAAAGTTGCTGGAGTTTTGGGAGTTCATCTTACCCCTACGCCTTCTGGAAACATCTTGATTGGACCTAGCGCTGAATTCATTGACTCACGGGAAGATTCAAGAACAACCAAAGAAAAAGCTCAGCAACTAATTGAAGGTGCAAAGGATTTGCTTCCTTCTATTCCTCTTAATGAGATAATTTATGGGTTTTCTGCTGTGCGGTCTAAAATTACTCCCCCTGAAGAGAAAACTTCTCGTGATTTCATCATTCAGGAAGACCTTGAAAACTTAATTAACATGATTGGAATGGAGTCACCTGGGCTGACATCTTCTCCTGCTATCGCCAAAATGATAGTTGAGATGATTAACCAAAAAATGGACCTGAAACAAAAAGCTGATTTTAATCCTATCCGAAAAAGAATTATGCCTTTCCATGAAGCTTCACGTGCTGAACAGGCTACTTTAATCAAAAATGACCCAGCCTATGGTGAAATAGTTTGCAGATGTGAACATGTTTCCAAACGGGAAGTTTTGGATGCCCTAAATAACCCAATTTCTGACAAAACATTAGCTGCCGTGAAATACCGAACCCGTGCAGGAATGGGTCGATGCCATGGAGGTTTTTGTTTACCCCGAATCGTGCAACTTCTTAAAGAGGAGTATGGTTTGCGTCCTGAAGAAATCAAACTGAAAAATTTGGATTCTACAATGTTTATAGGAAAAACCAAAGACCTACGGGAGACCGCAAAAGATGAGTAA
- a CDS encoding H/ACA RNA-protein complex protein Gar1 → MHRIGNVLHVSTTRNLILKSENIPRIGDRAVNEKLKPVGTVFDVFGPISSPYVAVKPYTQTPEQFENQVLYATPTKDGVKNRRNRKKK, encoded by the coding sequence TTGCACAGAATCGGTAACGTCCTTCACGTAAGTACTACCAGAAATCTTATTCTGAAATCCGAAAATATCCCCCGCATTGGTGACCGAGCAGTAAATGAAAAACTCAAACCAGTGGGAACCGTTTTTGATGTCTTTGGTCCGATATCTTCCCCGTATGTCGCAGTTAAACCCTACACCCAGACTCCAGAACAATTTGAAAATCAAGTTCTTTACGCAACCCCTACAAAAGACGGCGTAAAAAACAGAAGGAATAGGAAGAAAAAGTGA
- a CDS encoding FAD-dependent oxidoreductase: MSNIDSRNVDLVVIGGGPAGLAAAVSAKKNGINDLVIVERNDWLGGILPQCIHDGFGLEIFDEHLTGPEYAQRYIDEAKELQIPCMLNCMVLEITPEKQVFVASPKGLICFNAKAVILSMGCRERTRGQICIPGTRPAGVYTAGIAQNLINLKNVMVGKNVVILGSGDIGLIMARRLTLEGANVHAVVEILSHTNGLPRNIQQCLIDYRIPLMLSHTVTEIHGQNRVESVTISEVDENLKTIKGTEKTIECDTLLLSVGLIPENDLSTTCGVQLNPVTRGAIVNENLETTVPGVFACGNVLHVHDVVDFVTMESEQAGKSAAEYVLGNQKQLQRITVHAGNGVCYVLPNCISKNSDVELLFRVLCPTQDASIGFFDGKKLVKTKKFRKVHPAQMIKVKLSKTETSDISGLRVEVLQK, translated from the coding sequence ATGAGTAACATTGATTCTCGAAACGTAGATCTGGTTGTAATAGGGGGCGGTCCTGCTGGTCTTGCAGCTGCTGTCAGTGCCAAGAAAAACGGTATTAACGATTTGGTTATCGTTGAACGTAATGATTGGCTGGGGGGGATTCTTCCTCAGTGTATTCATGATGGGTTTGGTCTTGAGATATTCGACGAGCACTTAACCGGACCTGAGTACGCTCAACGTTACATTGACGAAGCTAAAGAGCTGCAAATTCCATGTATGCTTAATTGTATGGTTCTTGAAATCACGCCTGAAAAACAGGTGTTCGTTGCTAGTCCCAAGGGTTTGATTTGTTTTAATGCCAAAGCGGTAATTCTATCCATGGGTTGCCGAGAACGTACCCGTGGTCAGATTTGTATTCCGGGGACTCGTCCTGCAGGGGTTTATACTGCAGGGATTGCCCAGAATCTGATTAACTTGAAGAACGTGATGGTAGGTAAAAACGTAGTTATTCTGGGTTCCGGAGACATTGGTTTGATAATGGCTCGCCGCCTAACATTGGAGGGGGCTAATGTTCACGCTGTGGTTGAAATTTTGTCCCATACTAATGGTCTGCCCCGAAACATTCAGCAATGCCTAATTGATTACAGAATTCCTCTTATGTTGTCTCATACGGTTACTGAAATTCATGGGCAAAACAGGGTAGAATCAGTTACAATCTCAGAAGTTGACGAGAACCTAAAAACCATCAAAGGAACCGAAAAAACAATCGAATGCGACACCCTTCTTTTATCTGTGGGCTTGATTCCAGAAAACGACTTGTCAACAACTTGCGGTGTACAACTAAATCCAGTAACCCGAGGCGCAATAGTTAATGAAAACCTAGAAACGACTGTTCCCGGAGTTTTTGCCTGTGGAAACGTTTTGCACGTTCACGACGTTGTAGACTTTGTTACAATGGAATCTGAACAGGCAGGCAAAAGCGCTGCAGAATATGTTCTTGGCAACCAAAAACAATTACAACGAATCACTGTCCACGCAGGTAACGGAGTGTGCTATGTTTTGCCCAACTGCATATCCAAGAATTCTGACGTCGAGTTGCTGTTTCGAGTCTTGTGCCCAACACAGGATGCATCTATCGGGTTTTTTGATGGGAAAAAATTGGTGAAAACTAAAAAGTTTAGAAAGGTTCATCCTGCTCAGATGATAAAAGTAAAACTTAGCAAAACTGAAACATCGGATATTTCTGGATTAAGAGTAGAGGTGCTACAAAAATGA
- a CDS encoding DUF2096 family protein, with the protein MSYEDKWKTLSDLLIEIQKMGEKIPSKVMNDLRSAKTIIQVLKRDPNHMESLSRVEVYLKNVEAYAVFVAEKKGPKMVQDWLKRINQPEKRNCTKSREIIVGPKVSRDKKWIRIKPTDELRFENVQKLSENVEVSVKVEENGDILVFGDEKNVKSFVKAMAKQFQASRKG; encoded by the coding sequence ATGAGTTATGAAGATAAATGGAAAACATTGTCAGATTTACTTATTGAAATCCAAAAGATGGGAGAAAAAATTCCGTCAAAGGTTATGAATGATTTGCGTTCAGCAAAAACCATAATTCAAGTTTTGAAACGTGATCCAAACCACATGGAAAGCCTCTCTCGGGTTGAAGTGTATCTGAAGAATGTTGAAGCCTATGCGGTTTTTGTTGCAGAAAAAAAAGGACCAAAAATGGTTCAAGATTGGTTAAAAAGAATAAATCAACCTGAAAAAAGAAACTGTACAAAATCGAGGGAAATTATAGTTGGACCAAAAGTTTCTCGAGATAAAAAATGGATTCGAATAAAACCGACAGATGAATTGCGATTTGAAAATGTGCAAAAACTTTCAGAAAATGTTGAAGTGTCAGTTAAGGTTGAAGAAAACGGTGACATACTTGTTTTTGGAGATGAAAAAAACGTGAAAAGTTTTGTTAAAGCCATGGCGAAGCAGTTTCAGGCGTCCAGAAAAGGCTAA
- the nifS gene encoding cysteine desulfurase NifS: MPKIYMDYGAGKPVDPRVLEAMNPYFLEIYGNASSGHSYGNAAKEALTSSREKIAQLIGAEKVQEIIFTSGGTESNNLAIKGAAFRNKSKGNHIITTAIEHMSVINICKYLQKEGFEVTFVPVDDKGTVDLEKLEAAITDQTIMMSVMYANGEIGTIQPIKQIGKLAQEKNIMLHVDAVAAVGQVPINVVDENIDLLTLSSNDLYGPKGVGALYIKKGTRIVPIDQGGGQENGLRSGTENISGIVGMAKAAELAQTEMETESKRLIALRDKLIDGVLDSIPYSFLNGHRTQRLPNNANLRFSYIEGESLILSLDMHGIQASSGSACSSKTLEPSHVLRAIGLSHELAHGSLAFTLGKQNTQESMDYVLEVIPEVVKRLRALSPLTPKEILR, from the coding sequence TTGCCAAAAATTTACATGGACTACGGCGCCGGAAAACCCGTAGACCCAAGGGTCCTTGAAGCGATGAACCCATATTTTCTGGAAATATATGGTAACGCTTCCTCTGGGCACTCTTACGGGAACGCCGCCAAAGAAGCGTTAACATCTTCCCGAGAAAAAATAGCCCAACTAATCGGAGCAGAGAAAGTTCAGGAAATAATTTTTACTTCTGGGGGAACAGAATCCAATAACCTAGCAATAAAAGGAGCTGCATTCAGGAACAAATCCAAAGGAAACCACATAATCACTACTGCAATCGAGCACATGTCTGTTATTAACATCTGCAAGTATTTGCAAAAAGAAGGTTTTGAGGTAACCTTTGTGCCTGTAGACGACAAAGGAACAGTAGATCTTGAAAAACTTGAAGCTGCAATAACCGACCAAACAATAATGATGTCTGTCATGTATGCGAACGGCGAAATTGGAACCATTCAGCCAATAAAACAAATTGGAAAATTAGCTCAAGAAAAAAACATCATGCTACATGTTGATGCTGTAGCAGCAGTTGGACAAGTCCCAATCAACGTAGTAGACGAAAACATTGACCTGTTAACCCTTTCTTCAAACGACCTTTACGGACCTAAAGGTGTTGGGGCTCTTTACATAAAAAAGGGAACAAGAATTGTGCCCATCGACCAAGGTGGCGGACAAGAAAACGGTTTACGTTCAGGCACTGAAAACATTTCAGGCATAGTTGGCATGGCAAAAGCAGCTGAACTTGCCCAAACTGAAATGGAAACCGAAAGCAAACGTTTAATCGCATTGCGAGACAAACTAATTGATGGAGTTCTAGACTCGATTCCTTACTCTTTCTTGAATGGCCATCGGACTCAGCGTTTGCCTAATAACGCGAATCTTAGGTTCAGTTATATAGAGGGTGAATCACTCATTTTAAGTCTAGACATGCATGGAATCCAAGCCTCGTCAGGTTCAGCGTGTTCATCAAAAACCTTAGAGCCCTCCCATGTGCTTCGAGCAATTGGATTGTCTCATGAGCTTGCTCATGGCTCCTTGGCTTTCACTCTTGGAAAACAAAACACCCAAGAAAGCATGGATTACGTGCTTGAAGTAATACCTGAAGT
- a CDS encoding signal recognition particle protein Srp19 (binds to 7S RNA to mediate binding of the signal recognition particle protein Srp54), producing the protein MRKKNSIVLWSNYFDSTKTRNDGRRVPRNLAVSSPKIEELQRAAKRLGLQPEVNLDAAHPSCPWRKTGFIVLPKTESKTETMKKIAKELSILRR; encoded by the coding sequence ATGCGGAAAAAAAACTCAATCGTCTTGTGGTCTAATTACTTTGATTCGACTAAAACCAGAAACGATGGCAGACGGGTACCAAGAAACTTGGCTGTATCTTCACCAAAAATTGAAGAACTTCAACGGGCTGCCAAACGATTAGGTTTGCAACCTGAAGTTAATCTTGATGCTGCTCATCCCAGTTGTCCTTGGAGAAAAACTGGGTTTATTGTTCTTCCTAAAACTGAATCAAAAACTGAAACAATGAAAAAAATTGCAAAAGAGCTTTCTATCTTACGTCGATAG
- the smc gene encoding chromosome segregation protein SMC — translation MPYIKKIELKGFKSFGPKTATVTLDKGFTAITGPNGSGKTNIADAVLFGLGELSARRMRAANLSKLVYHGYPDLNVKKAKTAKVVIQFDNSDGRLPVDTQTVTISRELNRAGQSLYRLNGRRISRSHIVNILSMAGISSTGHNVVLQGIIARIAEISAIDRRKMIADLVGIAQYDAEKAEAEDKLRAAEISIRTAMGRIDEVQQRVDNLERERNELLRYMFLQKEIKRFEAVKIFGDIMEVQKKIDEVTSKIESVSSKVEDSRELRDKLRSQRYDVESEWRKLGSEMIEQRGSRLLEVQYKIGEARSRISELSTKIGAGTASVDGLKKVMESNEQKLGSMQSEVTDNRSEIRKLKREQERFLKEIAEKQAQYDEISNQASKLRASLGENNKNIREIEQKLENYTQEIVNRRSDVIQSRTSLKVLTRQLNELVKRKATFESNLDMLKKSFADLRAVKSDQEKQAVHLEKSLEKRFALHESTKIEMAQAEKIAESAREAVVEFAAQREMAEKVATEETALRNIEELSDLGAIKGVYGRLKKLIKVEKGYKRAIEATAAGWLDAMVVQNYDAAFTCAETLKRMKLGRIKIIPIDEMAQINSINSPRLRGIEGTAADFVRSSKRYDPAVRFVFGDTLVTDDQKIAIAASRNGSRTVTRNGDLYEPQGGFESGYYRAPVDYSSIIPSKNAVKSLDEAVAALRLHLSKRESEINNFEEDIENIRKEMASLAETIVTLDGEIGRVRQNVKGTRQNVRRIEKHLSRIKEKREEEKNKLGEVRLQRNQLNKEIENLREKLNDLRRKTDTSQIQEMEIQREKIGEELITSRQQMGSVETKLATLDSTFGNVLKVSADNIRIQQRKIKQQIATVENEVDAAIKEKVSLEKEVVELENSKEELSRTVLNAKEESKKYTVQLDDLDKKLRELDSIYERSDRLYNQLQFTLQTNQMKLEQLNARLDELGHDEPMPISQKQLETAEKALRQLRLELSRLGAVNQLSLDHYAEQASRYKELSVRMNELEKEKQSILAFMEEIEKKKRKVFMEAFEKIDSSFSKYFEKLTGGGTASLVLENPEDPFAGGMDMQVQFRNKASILVSGASSGERSVSAVAFIFALQDFMPTAFYVFDEIDAHLDAFHVSRLGDLFVELSDKSQFVAITLKPEMVSKAKKVWGIYERSGYSHVVSAKIKEVTA, via the coding sequence ATGCCTTACATCAAGAAAATCGAGCTTAAAGGCTTCAAGTCCTTCGGTCCAAAAACCGCAACTGTTACACTGGACAAAGGTTTCACAGCAATAACGGGACCGAACGGAAGTGGAAAAACAAACATTGCAGACGCAGTGCTATTTGGGCTAGGGGAACTCAGCGCCAGAAGAATGCGAGCTGCGAATCTTTCTAAACTAGTTTATCACGGTTACCCTGATTTGAACGTTAAAAAAGCCAAAACAGCTAAAGTTGTAATACAGTTTGACAATTCCGATGGCAGATTACCCGTTGACACCCAAACAGTAACAATTTCTAGGGAACTAAACAGGGCAGGTCAAAGCCTTTATCGCCTCAACGGAAGAAGAATCTCCCGAAGCCACATAGTCAACATTTTATCAATGGCTGGAATCAGCTCCACAGGCCATAACGTTGTTTTGCAAGGAATCATCGCCCGAATCGCTGAAATTTCTGCAATAGATCGAAGAAAAATGATAGCAGACCTAGTAGGCATTGCCCAATACGATGCAGAAAAAGCAGAAGCTGAAGACAAACTGCGTGCCGCTGAAATTTCCATTCGAACTGCCATGGGCAGAATAGATGAAGTCCAACAAAGAGTTGACAATCTAGAAAGAGAACGCAACGAACTGCTTCGTTACATGTTTTTACAAAAAGAAATCAAACGATTTGAAGCAGTGAAGATTTTTGGAGACATTATGGAAGTTCAAAAGAAAATTGATGAAGTAACGTCTAAAATTGAATCAGTTAGCAGCAAGGTAGAAGATTCACGAGAATTACGAGACAAACTTAGGTCACAAAGGTATGACGTTGAGTCTGAGTGGAGAAAACTTGGCTCAGAAATGATTGAACAACGGGGATCACGCCTCCTTGAAGTTCAATATAAAATTGGTGAAGCCCGGTCCAGAATAAGTGAACTGTCAACAAAAATTGGGGCAGGAACTGCAAGTGTTGATGGCCTCAAAAAAGTCATGGAAAGCAACGAGCAGAAACTGGGTTCCATGCAAAGTGAAGTAACAGACAACAGAAGTGAAATTCGAAAACTGAAACGTGAACAAGAACGTTTCTTAAAGGAAATTGCAGAAAAACAAGCGCAGTATGATGAAATTTCAAATCAAGCCTCTAAACTTCGGGCAAGCTTGGGAGAAAACAACAAAAACATCAGAGAAATTGAACAAAAGTTAGAGAACTACACTCAAGAAATTGTTAACCGTCGCAGTGATGTTATCCAAAGTCGAACATCCCTGAAGGTTCTTACAAGGCAACTAAATGAGCTCGTTAAACGAAAGGCAACGTTTGAGTCAAACCTTGATATGCTCAAAAAATCGTTTGCTGACCTAAGAGCAGTAAAAAGCGACCAAGAAAAACAAGCAGTTCATTTGGAAAAAAGTCTAGAAAAAAGATTTGCCCTGCATGAATCAACAAAGATAGAAATGGCTCAGGCAGAAAAAATTGCTGAGTCTGCCCGAGAAGCAGTAGTTGAGTTTGCAGCGCAAAGGGAGATGGCAGAAAAGGTTGCTACTGAAGAAACTGCCCTGAGAAACATTGAAGAACTTTCTGATTTGGGTGCAATAAAAGGAGTTTATGGGCGTCTTAAAAAACTGATTAAGGTAGAAAAGGGATACAAACGGGCAATAGAAGCAACTGCAGCTGGCTGGTTGGACGCCATGGTTGTCCAAAATTATGACGCTGCGTTTACGTGTGCTGAAACGCTTAAACGTATGAAGCTGGGTCGAATTAAAATTATTCCTATTGATGAAATGGCACAAATTAATTCTATAAATAGTCCAAGACTTAGAGGAATTGAAGGAACTGCTGCTGATTTTGTTAGAAGTTCCAAAAGGTATGATCCGGCAGTAAGGTTTGTTTTTGGCGATACTCTAGTAACAGATGATCAGAAAATTGCTATTGCTGCTTCACGAAACGGCAGTAGAACAGTTACAAGAAACGGAGATCTCTATGAGCCACAGGGTGGATTTGAAAGTGGCTATTACCGGGCTCCAGTTGATTATTCTTCGATTATTCCCAGCAAAAATGCAGTAAAAAGCCTTGATGAAGCTGTTGCTGCCCTTAGGTTACACTTATCAAAACGAGAAAGTGAAATAAACAATTTTGAGGAAGATATTGAAAATATTCGCAAAGAAATGGCTAGTTTAGCTGAAACTATTGTCACCCTTGACGGGGAAATCGGAAGAGTCCGTCAAAACGTCAAAGGCACCCGACAAAACGTCAGGCGTATCGAGAAACATCTAAGCAGAATTAAAGAGAAACGAGAAGAGGAAAAAAATAAACTCGGGGAAGTGCGTTTACAACGCAACCAGCTTAATAAAGAAATTGAAAACCTACGAGAAAAGTTAAATGATTTACGCAGGAAAACGGATACAAGCCAGATTCAAGAAATGGAAATTCAACGAGAAAAAATCGGAGAAGAACTGATTACTTCACGTCAACAAATGGGCAGCGTAGAAACTAAACTTGCAACTCTTGATTCTACGTTTGGTAACGTATTGAAAGTAAGTGCAGATAACATTCGAATTCAGCAAAGAAAAATAAAACAACAAATTGCTACAGTAGAAAATGAAGTTGACGCCGCAATTAAAGAAAAAGTTTCGCTGGAAAAAGAAGTTGTAGAACTGGAAAACAGCAAAGAAGAACTTTCTAGAACAGTATTGAACGCAAAAGAAGAGTCCAAAAAATATACGGTTCAACTTGACGATTTAGATAAAAAATTAAGAGAATTAGATTCAATTTATGAACGTTCAGACAGGCTTTATAATCAGTTGCAGTTTACCCTTCAAACAAACCAGATGAAACTGGAACAGCTTAATGCCAGATTGGATGAACTGGGTCATGATGAACCCATGCCAATTTCTCAAAAACAACTAGAAACTGCAGAGAAAGCTCTTAGACAGTTGCGCCTAGAATTAAGCAGGTTGGGTGCAGTAAATCAGCTGTCTTTGGATCATTATGCAGAACAAGCTTCAAGATACAAAGAATTGTCTGTACGAATGAACGAACTGGAAAAAGAAAAACAGTCAATTCTAGCATTCATGGAAGAAATCGAAAAGAAGAAACGTAAAGTTTTCATGGAAGCATTCGAAAAAATCGACAGCAGTTTCAGTAAATATTTTGAAAAACTAACAGGCGGCGGAACGGCATCCCTTGTCCTTGAAAATCCTGAAGACCCCTTCGCCGGAGGAATGGACATGCAAGTACAGTTTAGAAATAAAGCATCCATCCTTGTTAGTGGCGCAAGCAGTGGAGAAAGGTCAGTTTCTGCTGTTGCATTTATTTTTGCACTTCAAGATTTTATGCCCACTGCATTTTATGTGTTTGACGAAATTGATGCCCACCTTGACGCGTTTCACGTATCAAGACTGGGAGACCTTTTTGTTGAATTATCAGATAAATCCCAGTTTGTGGCAATTACTTTGAAACCAGAAATGGTAAGCAAAGCAAAGAAAGTCTGGGGAATTTACGAACGCAGCGGTTATTCTCACGTAGTATCAGCTAAAATTAAAGAGGTGACAGCGTAA
- a CDS encoding DUF1667 domain-containing protein produces MKTEMICIGCPMGCYLTVDCDGKTIKNVEGNRCQVGLDYAEKEISNPERTLTSTVKVKNGHLPLVSVRTNKPIPKDRLFDVMDLLAKVEVEAPVKIGDEIVPNVFDTGINIVATKNISIQK; encoded by the coding sequence ATGAAAACCGAAATGATTTGCATTGGATGTCCTATGGGCTGTTACCTCACTGTGGACTGTGACGGAAAAACAATAAAAAATGTGGAAGGAAACCGCTGCCAAGTCGGATTGGATTATGCAGAAAAAGAAATTTCCAACCCAGAACGGACGTTAACCTCTACTGTGAAAGTAAAAAACGGTCATTTACCCCTTGTAAGTGTGCGAACTAACAAACCAATACCAAAGGACAGGCTTTTTGATGTTATGGACTTACTGGCAAAAGTTGAAGTAGAAGCTCCAGTGAAAATTGGAGACGAAATTGTTCCTAACGTTTTCGATACAGGTATTAATATAGTGGCTACAAAAAATATCTCTATACAAAAATAA
- a CDS encoding SMC-Scp complex subunit ScpB produces the protein MTKNEQNLSEKDQEKAKVEKIKHQLALMESALYVSGRPLDLRTLASVAGTRSKKKVRKLARKLVEMYSNRESAIEILEVEGERFVMQLKSDYTGKVRKLATRPLLSAGPLKTLSYIAFRQPIFQTLVVDVRGHHSYGHLKQLEEMDLIVREGTGKKRIIKTTQFFADFFGLSHDLRAMKRQLKTIFKDLEKPQIEEKKEPESQK, from the coding sequence TTGACGAAAAACGAACAGAACCTGTCTGAGAAAGATCAAGAAAAAGCCAAAGTAGAAAAAATTAAGCATCAACTGGCGTTAATGGAGTCTGCATTGTATGTATCAGGTAGACCCCTTGATTTGAGAACATTGGCAAGTGTAGCAGGGACTCGTTCGAAAAAAAAGGTTCGAAAACTAGCGAGAAAATTAGTTGAAATGTATTCAAACCGTGAAAGTGCTATTGAAATACTGGAAGTAGAAGGGGAGCGGTTTGTTATGCAACTTAAAAGTGATTATACGGGCAAAGTTAGAAAACTAGCTACAAGACCCCTTTTATCTGCTGGACCTTTGAAAACTTTGTCTTACATTGCGTTTAGGCAACCAATCTTTCAGACCCTAGTTGTTGACGTTAGAGGGCACCACTCTTATGGGCACCTTAAACAATTAGAAGAGATGGATTTGATAGTCCGTGAAGGCACAGGAAAAAAAAGGATAATCAAAACAACACAGTTTTTTGCTGATTTTTTTGGGTTAAGCCACGACCTCCGAGCGATGAAAAGGCAACTAAAAACCATTTTCAAAGATTTGGAAAAACCTCAAATAGAAGAAAAAAAGGAACCTGAGAGCCAAAAATAA
- a CDS encoding 30S ribosomal protein S8e — protein MSVWHGDQHKHKATGGRKIANRKKRRFERGFFAAETALGKNKSKSMRKHGGNEKQRLLAVNEANISDASGKTEKVEIVRVIKNPANVDYDRRGVITKGTMIATSLGTARVTSRPGQDGKVNAVLVDKKED, from the coding sequence ATGTCAGTATGGCACGGAGATCAACATAAACACAAAGCTACTGGCGGAAGAAAAATAGCTAACCGCAAAAAGAGAAGATTTGAAAGAGGATTCTTCGCAGCAGAAACTGCACTTGGCAAAAACAAAAGCAAATCCATGCGAAAACATGGAGGTAACGAAAAACAACGCCTGCTAGCAGTAAATGAGGCAAATATCTCAGATGCTTCTGGAAAAACCGAGAAAGTAGAAATTGTTCGCGTAATCAAAAACCCAGCTAACGTAGACTACGACAGACGAGGAGTAATCACCAAAGGAACAATGATTGCAACATCACTGGGAACCGCTAGAGTAACTTCACGCCCAGGGCAAGACGGCAAAGTAAATGCTGTTCTAGTAGACAAAAAAGAAGATTAA
- a CDS encoding response regulator: MTDQKQKILIVEDDKNIRETIQSILQQNGYETDVAETGKEAEQKIKQKFYNLALLDIKLPDIEGTQLLTKVHESTPKTVKIMVTGYPSLENSIEALNFGADAYVTKPVKPAKLLTLIREKLEKQLQEDQMTESKVTDWIKTRARQLENNE; encoded by the coding sequence GTGACAGATCAAAAGCAAAAAATACTCATAGTTGAAGACGATAAAAACATACGGGAAACTATCCAAAGCATCCTTCAACAAAACGGATACGAAACTGACGTTGCAGAAACAGGAAAAGAAGCTGAACAAAAAATAAAACAAAAATTTTACAATCTGGCATTATTAGACATCAAGCTACCTGACATTGAAGGCACCCAATTACTTACTAAAGTTCATGAATCCACACCAAAAACGGTAAAAATTATGGTCACAGGCTACCCCAGTCTTGAAAACTCAATTGAAGCCTTAAACTTTGGAGCAGACGCGTACGTAACAAAACCAGTAAAACCTGCAAAATTGTTGACCCTTATAAGAGAAAAACTGGAAAAACAACTTCAAGAAGACCAGATGACAGAAAGCAAAGTTACAGATTGGATAAAAACAAGGGCACGGCAACTAGAAAACAACGAATGA
- a CDS encoding sulfurtransferase TusA family protein: MGNQTEPDSNLDCVGLYCPEPVFRTRQELDQLEIGQILEVVADDPASEEDIPRLVKHLEHKLLKMYEKNGEFHFLIQKMK; the protein is encoded by the coding sequence TTGGGTAATCAAACTGAACCTGACAGTAACCTTGATTGTGTTGGTTTATATTGTCCTGAACCGGTTTTTCGAACCCGCCAAGAACTAGACCAACTGGAAATAGGTCAAATCTTAGAAGTAGTTGCAGACGACCCTGCTTCTGAAGAAGACATACCCCGTCTAGTTAAACATCTTGAACATAAATTACTAAAAATGTACGAAAAAAATGGCGAATTCCATTTTCTAATCCAAAAAATGAAATAA